The proteins below come from a single Eremothecium sinecaudum strain ATCC 58844 chromosome II, complete sequence genomic window:
- the ECM33 gene encoding Ecm33p (Syntenic homolog of Ashbya gossypii ABL063C; Syntenic homolog of Saccharomyces cerevisiae YBR078W (ECM33) and YDR055W (PST1); 1-intron in Ashbya gossypii), with protein MQYKTGLSSAALLAAAVSAQSNSSNNVPSSCSFSAVATATSQADLDRYSQCRKLVGDLVVTGELGSASLANVQELDGSLTIAGATKMVNFAADSLKSISNQLNLTGLTVLETASFGSLEKVKSIDLTTLPALTSLVTKLQTADNIIIADTGLESIEGFEALDTVQIFNVNNNRGLSVVNSKLKSVTNALEVLYNGKDAQVTFDNLIWSNNITLRDVSSASFKNLEKVNSSLGFFSNDVDNIRFPKLTNVGGSLSIVENNKLTDVNFSNLTNIGGALVVANNTALRQIKGFNNLQTIGSALVVRGDFGRLDLEKLKTIRGGADVQTTSANYTCDSLADLQKSGGIQGDKFVCKNGASSTSVSLGTATSATASGSSRSSSSSRSSSSNAAPDSLANASFMGAIAAVALALL; from the exons ATGCAATACAAAACTGGTCTATCATCTGCAGCTCTTCTAGCTGCTGCAGTTTCCGCTCAAT CCAACAGCTCTAATAACGTTCCATCTTCATGCTCTTTCAGTGCGGTTGCCACTGCCACTTCCCAAGCAGACCTAGACAGATACAGTCAGTGCCGTAAGTTGGTCGGTGACTTGGTCGTCACTGGTGAGCTAGGCTCTGCAAGCTTGGCTAACGTCCAGGAGCTAGACGGTTCTTTGACTATTGCTGGTGCTACCAAGATGGTGAACTTCGCCGCCGACTCTTTGAAGTCTATCTCCAACCAGTTGAACTTGACTGGTTTGACTGTTTTGGAGACTGCTTCCTTTGGCTCCTTGGAGAAGGTCAAGTCTATCGATTTGACAACTTTGCCAGCTCTTACTTCCTTGGTCACCAAGTTGCAAACCGCTGACAACATCATCATTGCTGACACTGGTTTGGAATCTATTGAAGGATTCGAGGCTTTGGACACTGTCCAGATCTTCAACGTCAACAACAACAGAGGTTTGTCCGTTGTTAACTCCAAGTTGAAGTCTGTTACCAATGCATTGGAAGTTCTTTACAACGGTAAGGACGCACAAGTCACATTTGACAACTTGATCTGGTCTAACAACATTACTTTGAGAGACGTTAGCTCTGCATCTTTTAAGAACTTAGAGAAGGTTAACTCCTCTCTAGGTTTCTTCAGCAACGACGTTGACAACATCAGATTCCCTAAGTTGACTAATGTTGGGGGTTCTTTGTCCATTGTTGAAAACAACAAGTTAACAGACGTTAATTTCTCCAACTTGACTAACATCGGTGGTGCTCTTGTCGTTGCCAACAACACTGCTCTAAGACAAATCAAGGGTTTCAACAACTTGCAAACCATTGGTAGTGCTTTGGTAGTTAGAGGTGACTTCGGCAGATTGGACTTGGAGAAATTGAAGACCATTAGAGGTGGTGCTGATGTCCAAACCACATCCGCAAACTACACCTGTGACAGCTTGGCTGACCTGCAAAAGTCTGGTGGTATTCAAGGTGACAAGTTCGTTTGTAAGAACGGTGCTTCCTCAACTTCTGTGAGCTTGGGTACTGCCACCAGCGCCACTGCTAGCGGTAGTTCCAGAAGCTCTTCCAGCAGCAGATCATCTTCCTCCAACGCTGCCCCAGACTCCCTTGCAAACGCATCTTTCATGGGTGCTATTGCTGCTGTCGCCCTAGCCCTATTGTAG
- the RPG1 gene encoding translation initiation factor eIF3 core subunit a (Syntenic homolog of Ashbya gossypii ABL065W; Syntenic homolog of Saccharomyces cerevisiae YBR079C (RPG1)), whose protein sequence is MPPPILRPENALKRADELISVNEPQAALQSLFDYFSSKRIRSADPAAIEPIVIKFLELGVQLKKGKDIKNGLYHYKKNVQSSAEGLNSVGSVSRKFIDLIETNMSKQEAKANREENTDEEDLEGGVTPENLLISVYEQDQSVGGFNDEAVTSWLRFTWESYRNVLDLLRNNSQLEITYSGAVNRAMQFCLKYNRKNEFKRLADMLRQHLDTANYYRAKFRQHTVDLSDADTLQRYLDQRILQVNVSVKLELWHEAFRSIEDVHHLLSISSRPPKPSVLANYYQNMAMVFSVSSNYLMNSIALEKFYKLYQNNPNATEEDFVLHASQFLLSALSIAQDDLPIIGFDPSLRLIGFLDLDHKPTRQEMIEAATEESVFSKVDPDVKELYHLLNSGFDIVTLKEKLTSLLPALVKKPYFARYVAPLKDFTIRKAFIDASKNFTVIKLDELFDYVNLPAPFDFSPLELEKALLQAAMDDYVSFSIDCEAQIVTFVHDPFEVLGYTGAPESERSPDDGEEETSAPLQEEEPEQIMTRNSDVRSQLIELAKLLREAEGFSQATYVDKIRLARTELLRKNKEIYAGEKALADERLRQIELERQSSSGVALTPEQVVEERQRRMKEEKEAAEARLEAEAQRRAEEKRERELAEINEMTMKKMIMDVNARGIIYIDPEEAKDMNLEKFKKLTVELVSKDKKDLDERMSNAFKKVDYTERAYRKLQLPVWEKDAKMQEDRDLKNYQNVKKMLLEKVKKEHEESVTLHNRLVNIYPSYLTYWDKLQRSRNSQLDTLRAENRAKLEEAKKARIEEVRRQRYEQMLANKKEELAAKEEETKKLQNEERLIREREERNRINRAKDEAARKQREIEEDIERRLNQKTASPAPAAKPEAKMTYWEKVKLKKQQGLK, encoded by the coding sequence ATGCCTCCGCCAATTTTACGTCCCGAAAACGCTCTCAAAAGGGCCGATGAGTTAATATCGGTTAATGAGCCACAAGCTGCGTTACAATCCTTGTTCGATTACTTCTCTTCAAAGAGAATACGTTCAGCTGATCCTGCTGCAATTGAACCTATTGTGATCAAGTTCTTGGAATTGGGTGttcaattgaagaaggGTAAAGATATAAAGAATGGTTTATACCACTATAAGAAAAATGTACAATCTTCTGCAGAAGGGCTCAACAGTGTTGGTTCAGTATCTCGTAAATTTATTGACTTGATTGAAACCAATATGAGTAAGCAAGAGGCTAAGGCTAACAGGGAAGAAAATACCGATGAAGAAGACTTGGAAGGAGGTGTTACACCGGAAAACCTTTTAATTTCTGTTTATGAACAGGACCAGTCCGTTGGTGGTTTCAATGATGAGGCTGTTACTTCATGGTTGAGATTTACATGGGAGTCATATCGTAATGTTTTAGATCTATTGAGAAACAATTCTCAGTTGGAAATCACATACTCTGGTGCAGTGAATAGGGCGATGCAATTTTGTTTGAAATATAACAGGAAAAATGAATTCAAAAGGCTTGCCGACATGTTGCGTCAGCATTTGGATACCGCAAATTACTACAGGGCAAAGTTCAGACAGCATACGGTGGATCTCTCTGATGCGGACACTTTACAACGTTACTTGGATCAACGTATTTTGCAAGTGAATGTATCTGTTAAATTAGAGTTGTGGCATGAGGCTTTCAGGTCTATTGAGGATGTTCATCACTTGTTGTCTATTTCATCTCGTCCACCAAAGCCGTCTGTTTTGGCTAATTATTACCAGAACATGGCTATGGTTTTCTCTGTCTCTTCTAACTACTTGATGAATTCTATTGCTTTAGAGAAGTTCTACAAGCTTTATCAAAATAACCCAAATGctacagaagaagattttGTTCTGCATGCTTCCCAATTCTTGCTGTCTGCCTTATCTATTGCCCAAGATGATTTACCAATTATTGGTTTTGATCCTAGCTTACGTTTAATCGGCTTTTTGGATTTGGACCACAAGCCAACCAGACAAGAGATGATTGAGGCTGCTACTGAAGAGTCTGTCTTTAGCAAGGTCGATCCAGACGTCAAAGAATTATACCACTTGCTCAACAGTGGATTTGATATCGTCACATTGAAGGAGAAGCTAACTTCATTACTACCAGCTCTTGTAAAGAAGCCATACTTTGCTCGTTATGTTGCACCACTAAAAGACTTCACCATCAGAAAGGCCTTTATTGATGCTTCGAAGAACTTTACAGTCATTAAACTAGATGAGCTATTTGACTACGTCAATTTGCCAGCACCATTCGACTTTTCCCCCTTGGAATTGGAGAAGGCCCTACTACAAGCTGCCATGGATGACTACGTTTCCTTCTCTATTGACTGCGAGGCTCAGATTGTTACTTTTGTACATGATCCATTTGAGGTTCTAGGTTACACTGGAGCTCCAGAGAGCGAGCGTTCTCCAGATGAtggtgaagaagaaaccAGTGCTCCATTGCAAGAGGAGGAACCAGAGCAAATCATGACCCGTAACTCCGACGTCCGTTCCCAATTGATTGAACTTGCCAAATTATTGAGAGAGGCGGAAGGATTTTCTCAAGCCACCTACGTTGACAAGATCAGACTAGCTCGTACTGAATTGCTAAGGAAGAACAAGGAAATCTACGCTGGTGAAAAGGCTCTGGCCGATGAGCGTTTGAGACAGATAGAACTTGAAAGACAATCATCTTCAGGCGTTGCTTTAACACCTGAGCAGGTGGTTGAAGAGAGACAAAGACGTATGAAGGAGGAAAAAGAAGCTGCTGAGGCTAGATTAGAAGCAGAAGCTCAACGTCGTGCAGAAGAGAAGAGAGAACGTGAATTGGCTGAAATTAACGAAATGactatgaagaagatgatCATGGATGTTAACGCCAGAGGTATCATTTATATTGACCCAGAAGAGGCCAAGGACATGAACTTAGAGAAATTTAAGAAATTGACTGTCGAATTGGTCTCAAAGGATAAGAAGGATCTTGACGAACGTATGTCCAATGCTTTCAAAAAGGTTGACTACACAGAAAGAGCCTACAGAAAGCTTCAACTTCCAGTCTGGGAGAAAGATGCGAAGATGCAAGAGGATAGAGACTTGAAAAACTACCAAAACGTCAAGAAAATGTTATTGGAGAAGGTCAAGAAGGAACATGAAGAGAGCGTCACTCTTCATAACCGGTTGGTGAACATCTATCCTTCTTACCTAACTTACTGGGATAAACTTCAACGCTCTAGAAATTCTCAATTGGATACCTTACGTGCTGAAAACCGTGCCAAATTGGAGGAGGCTAAAAAGGCTAGAATAGAGGAGGTCCGCCGACAACGTTATGAACAAATGCTTGCTAATAAGAAGGAAGAACTTGCAGCTAAAGAGGAAGAAACTAAAAAATTACAAAACGAAGAGCGCCTCATAAGAGAACGTGAAGAGCGTAATAGAATAAACCGGGCTAAGGATGAAGCTGCCCGTAAGCAACGTGAAATAGAGGAGGATATCGAGAGACGTTTGAATCAAAAGACAGCATCACCAGCCCCTGCGGCAAAACCCGAAGCTAAAATGACATATTGGGAGAAGGtaaaattgaagaagcagcAAGGCCTCAAATAA
- the YOS9 gene encoding Yos9p (Syntenic homolog of Ashbya gossypii AER171W; Syntenic homolog of Saccharomyces cerevisiae YDR057W (YOS9)), with translation MRKHIALYTGLFVQFCHAYTNFTQDYRPQYIFRSVSDKEFNEKIVGNEELLSYGTIEKLEDGSRCFMPDLHNYTELSNTEEWRRALNETYEVGKKIINDETNGSAQYLPSGFWNYVYTSDGSFRNLMQTHGDVFGILLGTSGNGDARNELKLQQDENGFYFSEVLTLGDMCSLTQKHREVEVQYRCSEESPKILLNYVVEHQTCKYLATLSVHELCTLPLFGYDTNNLFKNTIYCTETEPVEFELLSLLDEYKPVFIGSNFYFLTSYSTPAPNIQNSILLYHDDMIHFVQDPPVINLEDVFFEKVKEACLTILETGLLISPEGKKLTLGDKFQWYVKVINFEGRLVTAMKVGIDDEDFLHITTVYPEMVGAMDKGNFYDYLQDIPNNTTDIEEFSDDENQEIYPDDQWQLEDMDDSVRHNIGFPGAFLLDDIVADLDMGEIS, from the coding sequence ATGAGGAAGCATATTGCGCTTTATACTGGTCTTTTTGTTCAGTTTTGTCATGCATATACCAATTTCACACAGGACTATCGCCCTCAATATATATTCCGGTCGGTCTCGGATAAAGAATTTAATGAGAAAATAGTTGGGAATGAGGAATTGCTCAGTTATGGTACTATTGAAAAGCTTGAAGATGGTTCAAGGTGCTTTATGCCTGATCTGCATAACTACACTGAGCTAAGTAATACTGAAGAATGGCGTAGAGCGCTAAATGAGACATATGAAGTCGGCAAGAAAATTATAAATGATGAAACTAATGGTTCCGCGCAGTATTTGCCTAGTGGTTTCTGGAACTACGTGTATACTAGTGATGGTTCTTTTAGAAATTTGATGCAGACTCATGGTGATGTGTTTGGAATTCTATTAGGTACGTCAGGTAATGGTGATGCTCGTAATGAACTGAAGCTTCAGCAGGATGAGAATGGCTTCTATTTCAGCGAAGTATTAACTTTGGGTGATATGTGCTCTCTTACTCAGAAACATCGTGAGGTTGAAGTTCAATACCGGTGTAGCGAGGAATCGCCGAAGATTTTATTGAATTATGTTGTAGAACATCAGACGTGTAAATACTTAGCGACGCTATCGGTACACGAGCTATGCACATTGCCGCTCTTTGGTTACGATACAAACAATCTTTTTAAGAACACCATATATTGCACCGAAACTGAGCCGGTAGAATTCGAGTTGTTATCACTGTTGGATGAGTATAAACCGGTATTTATTGGCTCCAATTTCTACTTTCTGACAAGCTACTCTACTCCAGCTCCTAACATTCAAAATTCTATTCTATTATATCATGATGATATGATTCATTTCGTCCAAGATCCTCCTGTAATTAATTTGGAAGATGTGTTCTTTGAAAAAGTGAAAGAAGCATGTTTAACAATCTTAGAAACAGGACTACTGATTTCACCAGAGGGCAAGAAGCTCACTTTAGGTGACAAATTTCAGTGGTACGTGAAAGTAATAAATTTTGAAGGCCGCTTGGTGACTGCTATGAAGGTCGGGATCGACGATGAAGATTTCCTGCATATAACAACGGTATATCCAGAGATGGTCGGAGCTATGGACAAAGGGAACTTTTATGATTACCTTCAGGACATTCCTAACAATACTACTGATATTGAAGAGTTTAGTGATGATGAGAATCAAGAAATATATCCTGATGATCAATGGCAATTAGAAGACATGGATGACTCCGTAAGACATAATATTGGTTTCCCAGGAGCTTTTTTACTTGATGACATCGTCGCTGATCTTGACATGGGTGAGATCAGCTAG
- a CDS encoding GLTP domain-containing protein (Syntenic homolog of Ashbya gossypii ABL064W; Syntenic homolog of Ashbya gossypii NOHBY206; No homolog in Saccharomyces cerevisiae; Syntenic homolog of Kluyveromyces lactis KLLA0C14476g), whose product MSTFFDELKTSFKDVPVGTDGGISSLEFIEASEGLIKLFNLLGNPAFSIIQRDLVTNINKLRYRLDTFPDDSKTLQDMVVNERAKGVKVASEGLLWLVRSLEFMEEAIRELVQDSDIELTNAFNKAYSRTLSRYHGVLVRPVFKLVMKATPYRKEFFARLGPDQERVNRETRECLEALEKIVKILTVFLDETCKDL is encoded by the coding sequence ATGTCTACTTTCTTTGATGAATTAAAAACTTCGTTTAAAGACGTTCCTGTGGGAACTGACGGTGGCATTTCGTCATTAGAGTTCATTGAAGCATCTGAAGGTCTTATAAAGCTCTTTAACCTCCTTGGAAATCCTGCCTTTTCAATTATCCAGAGAGACTTAGTGACAAATATCAACAAGCTACGTTATAGGCTTGATACCTTTCCTGATGACTCAAAAACGTTACAGGACATGGTAGTCAACGAACGTGCCAAGGGGGTAAAGGTGGCTTCGGAGGGGTTGCTTTGGTTAGTCAGAAGCTTAGAGTTTATGGAGGAAGCTATTAGAGAGCTTGTTCAAGACTCCGACATAGAATTGACTAATGCGTTCAATAAGGCTTATAGTAGGACCTTGAGCCGTTACCATGGAGTGTTGGTTAGACCAGTATTCAAACTAGTTATGAAAGCAACTCCTTATAGGAAGGAATTCTTTGCTAGGCTTGGACCTGATCAGGAAAGAGTCAATAGGGAAACTAGAGAATGTTTAGAAGCTTTAGAGAAGATTGTTAAAATTCTTACTGTATTCCTAGATGAAACCTGCAAAGATTTGTGA
- the SEC18 gene encoding AAA family ATPase SEC18 (Syntenic homolog of Ashbya gossypii AER169C; Syntenic homolog of Saccharomyces cerevisiae YBR080C (SEC18)): MDRFGFSGKLPSFGRSPSVSQPSAMNHFDTRPKQLRIANCPSNSLALLNVVATSPSDFPDNTYVIVDDLFVFTTKHSSNVQPGTLGFNGNQRTWGGWSLNQEVRAQVFDMFGQSGKQVYLGALDLEISFRNRAKAVDTPFDQDELSKQFIKAFESQVFSATQYLVFEFKGNIFDLRVRSLQTIDLGDVEIVTPVSNRIEAKGILVKQTQINFYKGKDGLVNLKSSNSLRPRSDAVIRPDFKFEDLGVGGLDREFTKIFRRAFASRIFPPAVIEKLGISHVKGLLLYGPPGTGKTLIARKIGTMLNAKEPKIVNGPEILSKYVGSSEENIRNLFKDAETEYRAKGEESSLHIIIFDELDSVFKQRGSRGDGTGVGDNVVNQLLAKMDGVDQLNNILVIGMTNRKDLIDSALLRPGRFEVQVEIQLPNEDGRLQIFEIQTKKMRENKMLASDVDLRELAALTKNFSGAEIEGLVKSASSFAINKTVNIGEGKTRMNEKEIANMRVTRQDFLNALEEVTPAFGISEEDLKTCVEGGIIHYSPRVEQILKHGSRYIRQVKDSDKSRLVSLLVHGPAGSGKTALAAAIALDSGFPFIRMISPEEIAGLSEAAKIAYIDNTFRDAYKSPLNILVIDSIETLVDWVPIGPRFSNNILQVLKVYLKRKPPSDRRLLLISTTSAYSVLQQMDILSCFDNEIAVPNLSSLDEFNQVMVESGFLNDAGRLQVIDQLGSVASNLNVGIKRALTNIETAKHDDDPATEIVDLMVQSV; the protein is encoded by the coding sequence ATGGATAGATTCGGCTTCTCAGGGAAATTACCGTCATTTGGAAGAAGTCCAAGCGTGTCTCAGCCATCTGCTATGAACCACTTTGATACAAGACCAAAGCAATTACGGATTGCGAACTGCCCTAGCAATTCACTAGCATTGTTAAACGTGGTAGCTACTTCTCCATCTGATTTTCCAGATAATACATATGTCATTGTTGATGATTTGTTTGTATTTACTACGAAACATTCCTCTAATGTGCAGCCAGGAACTTTAGGGTTTAACGGTAACCAGCGTACATGGGGTGGATGGTCGCTCAACCAAGAAGTGAGGGCTCAAGTATTTGATATGTTTGGCCAGTCGGGTAAACAAGTATACTTGGGCGCGCTAGATCTAGAAATCTCGTTTAGAAACCGTGCGAAAGCTGTGGATACACCCTTTGACCAAGATGAGTTGTCTAAGCAGTTCATCAAGGCGTTTGAATCGCAGGTGTTTTCGGCTACACAATATCTAGTCTTTGAATTCAAAGGAAATATTTTTGACCTTAGAGTGCGCAGTTTGCAGACTATAGATTTGGGTGATGTTGAGATTGTGACTCCTGTTTCCAATCGAATTGAAGCGAAGGGTATTCTGGTGAAGCAGACACAGATTAACTTTTATAAGGGCAAGGATGGGCTCGTGAACCTAAAATCTTCGAATTCACTGAGACCAAGATCAGACGCTGTCATTAGGCCCGATTTTAAGTTTGAAGATCTGGGAGTGGGTGGTTTGGACAGGGAATTCACTAAGATCTTCAGAAGAGCATTTGCAAGTAGAATTTTCCCGCCTGCGGTGATAGAGAAGTTGGGAATATCCCATGTGAAAGGTCTTTTACTATATGGGCCACCTGGTACGGGTAAAACTCTTATTGCTAGGAAGATAGGAACAATGCTGAATGCTAAGGAGCCGAAGATTGTTAACGGTCCTGAAATTTTGAGTAAGTACGTGGGTTCCTCAGAAGAGAATATCCGTAACCTTTTCAAGGATGCTGAGACAGAGTATCGCGCAAAAGGTGAGGAATCTTCACTACATATCATTATCTTCGATGAATTGGACTCCGTATTTAAGCAGAGAGGTTCCCGTGGGGACGGTACCGGTGTAGGCGACAACGTTGTTAACCAGCTCCTAGCTAAAATGGATGGTGTAGATCAACTGAACAATATTTTGGTGATTGGTATGACCAACCGTAAAGATCTTATCGATAGTGCATTGTTGCGTCCTGGTAGATTTGAGGTGCAGGTTGAAATCCAACTTCCAAACGAGGACGGCAGACTTCAAATCTTCGAGATCCAGACCAAAAAGATGAGGGAAAACAAAATGCTTGCTTCAGATGTTGACCTACGGGAACTTGCAGCTTTAACGAAGAACTTCTCCGGTGCTGAGATTGAGGGGTTGGTCAAAAGTGCCAGCTCCTTTGCCATTAACAAGACTGTGAATATCGGCGAAGGCAAAACTAGAATGAACGAGAAGGAGATAGCCAATATGAGGGTTACAAGACAAGACTTTTTAAATGCCCTCGAAGAAGTTACGCCGGCATTCGGTATCAGCGAGGAAGATCTAAAGACGTGCGTAGAGGGCGGTATCATCCACTACTCCCCTCGTGTAGAACAGATTTTAAAACATGGTTCACGTTATATTCGTCAAGTAAAGGACAGCGACAAGTCAAGGCTCGTATCTTTGCTAGTACACGGCCCTGCAGGCTCCGGTAAAACCGCTCTAGCTGCTGCCATCGCTCTGGATTCTGGTTTCCCTTTCATCAGGATGATTTCACCAGAGGAAATCGCAGGGCTTTCAGAGGCAGCTAAGATAGCCTACATAGACAACACCTTCAGAGACGCTTATAAGTCCCCTCTGAATATCCTAGTCATTGATTCTATCGAAACTCTTGTTGACTGGGTCCCTATCGGCCCCCGTTTCTCCAACAATATTCTCCAGGTACTCAAGGTTTATCTAAAAAGAAAGCCCCCTAGTGATCGCCGCCTTCTACTGATTTCTACAACATCTGCTTACAGCGTGCTACAGCAAATGGACATCCTCAGCTGCTTTGACAATGAGATTGCTGTTCCTAACTTGTCCTCTCTTGACGAATTCAACCAAGTTATGGTTGAATCAGGTTTCCTAAATGATGCCGGTAGGCTCCAAGTTATTGACCAGCTGGGTTCTGTCGCTTCGAACCTAAATGTTGGCATCAAAAGGGCTTTAACTAATATAGAGACCGCTAAACATGACGATGATCCAGCCACCGAAATAGTTGATCTCATGGTTCAGTCAGTTTAG
- the EMC10 gene encoding Emc10p (Syntenic homolog of Ashbya gossypii AER170C; Syntenic homolog of Saccharomyces cerevisiae YDR056C; 1-intron in Ashbya gossypii) — translation MKLLLGIACLSKTHLCILLAGVIFSSLSLASGVSIPLYLQKPSDPNKHIFGTLIHHITPEEPQGHFELTAINQEFEPDVYCVGADTSDGRHSCFAYLAIDLPLRYDLIIDRLPHCSDSLKLSLKLNPNTTGIQIVERETIPGHDAQPLKRKKITKTYNDKKAKVVPGTAAFKEDVEPDKRSFIQKNWKVVLIGVLVYAFLSKGDKSSNDSKQDSKKD, via the exons ATGAAATTATTATTAGGTATCGCATGCCTATCAAAGACTCACTTATGTATTCTACTGGCTGGTGTTATTTTTAGCAGTTTGTCTCTTGCCTCAGGAGTCTCTATCCCGCTATATTTACAGAAGCCAAGTGATCCAAATAAACATATCTTCGGTACTTTAATTCACCACATAACTCCAGAGGAACCCCAAGGGCATTTTGAGTTGACTGCAATCAACCAGGAATTCGAACCAGATGTGTATTGTGTGGGTGCTGATACATCTGATGGACGTCATTCATGTTTCGCATATCTAGCT ATCGACTTACCCCTAAGGTACGATCTTATCATTGATCGTCTCCCTCATTGTAGCGACAGCTTGAAGCTGTCCCTAAAGCTAAATCCCAATACAACAGGGATTCAAATAGTCGAAAGGGAAACCATTCCAGGCCACGATGCTCAACCCTTAAAGCGCAAGAAGATAACGAAGACCTATAATGACAAGAAGGCCAAGGTAGTTCCCGGAACAGCTGCTTTCAAAGAAGATGTTGAACCTGACAAACGGTCGTTTATACAGAAGAACTGGAAAGTCGTTTTAATTGGCGTTTTGGTCTATGCATTCCTTTCAAAGGGGGACAAGAGTAGCAATGACAGCAAACAGGATTCCAAGAAAGACTAG